The Sulfitobacter sp. S223 genome has a window encoding:
- a CDS encoding PaaI family thioesterase: protein MEKSAVKRITESFAAQSMMTTLGAELSEITAGLVRITAPILPGSRQQQGFGHAGLTFAIGDSAAGYAALTMLPLDQEVVTAEIKINLLAPARGDLLIATGRVIKPGKRLSVVTAEVHAEEDGKQTLIAVLQGTMVPVPC from the coding sequence ATGGAAAAGTCAGCAGTCAAACGCATCACCGAAAGCTTTGCCGCACAAAGCATGATGACCACGCTAGGGGCCGAATTGTCAGAAATCACAGCGGGATTGGTCCGGATCACTGCGCCCATCCTTCCCGGTTCACGCCAGCAACAAGGATTCGGCCATGCGGGGCTTACCTTCGCGATTGGCGACAGCGCTGCTGGCTATGCTGCTCTGACAATGCTGCCGCTGGATCAGGAGGTTGTGACGGCAGAGATCAAAATCAACCTATTGGCCCCTGCGCGGGGCGATCTACTGATCGCAACCGGCCGCGTGATCAAACCTGGCAAAAGGTTGAGCGTTGTGACCGCTGAGGTCCACGCAGAGGAAGACGGTAAACAGACCCTTATCGCGGTCCTGCAAGGCACGATGGTGCCTGTCCCTTGCTAG
- a CDS encoding formate--tetrahydrofolate ligase, producing the protein MAFKTDIQIAREASKKPIQEIGAKLGISSDDLLPYGHDKAKVSQSFINSVQDRPDGKLILVTAINPTPAGEGKTTTTVGLGDGLNRIGKNAAVCIREASLGPNFGMKGGAAGGGYAQIVPMEEMNLHFTGDFHAITSAHSLLSAMIDNHIYWGNELEIDTRRVVWRRVVDMNDRALRQITTSLGGVANGFPRETGFDITVASEVMAILCLSKNLEDLQKRLGDMIVAYRRDRTPVFARDIKADGAMTVLLKDAMQPNLVQTLENNPAFVHGGPFANIAHGCNSVIATTTALKLADYVVTEAGFGADLGAEKFLNIKCRKAGLAPSAVVLVATVRAMKMNGGVAKADLGNEDVAAVQSGCANLGRHIENLKSFGVPVVVAINHFVTDTDAEVQAVKDYVATQGSEAVLSRHWELGSEGSADLATKVVETIEKGEANFAPIYPDEMTLADKINTIATKIYRADAALMDNKILKQLAEWEEQGYGDLPVCMAKTQYSFTTDPELRGAPTGFNIPVREVRLSAGAGFIVAICGEIMTMPGLPRVPSAESIKLNADGDVEGLF; encoded by the coding sequence ATGGCTTTCAAGACTGATATCCAAATTGCGCGTGAAGCGTCCAAGAAACCCATTCAGGAGATCGGCGCCAAGCTGGGTATCTCCAGCGATGATTTGCTGCCCTACGGGCACGACAAGGCCAAGGTAAGCCAGTCGTTCATCAACTCAGTGCAGGACCGCCCCGATGGTAAGCTGATCCTTGTTACTGCGATCAACCCGACACCGGCTGGTGAGGGCAAGACCACGACGACTGTGGGTCTGGGCGATGGCCTGAACCGCATCGGCAAAAACGCGGCTGTGTGTATCCGCGAAGCGTCGCTTGGACCAAACTTCGGCATGAAGGGTGGTGCTGCGGGTGGCGGCTATGCGCAGATCGTCCCGATGGAAGAAATGAACCTGCACTTCACCGGTGATTTCCACGCCATCACATCGGCGCATTCGCTGCTGAGTGCGATGATCGACAATCACATCTACTGGGGTAACGAGCTTGAGATCGACACCCGGCGCGTCGTTTGGCGCCGCGTGGTGGATATGAACGACCGCGCTTTGCGCCAAATCACCACCAGCCTTGGCGGTGTGGCCAACGGCTTTCCGCGCGAAACAGGATTTGACATCACTGTGGCTTCTGAAGTTATGGCGATCCTGTGTCTGTCCAAAAACCTTGAAGACCTGCAAAAGCGTCTGGGTGACATGATCGTGGCCTACCGCCGTGACCGCACACCTGTTTTCGCCCGCGATATCAAAGCCGATGGCGCAATGACTGTGCTGCTGAAAGACGCGATGCAGCCGAACCTTGTGCAGACGCTTGAGAACAACCCTGCCTTCGTGCATGGCGGTCCTTTCGCCAATATCGCCCACGGCTGTAACTCTGTCATCGCGACAACCACAGCCCTGAAGCTGGCAGATTATGTTGTGACCGAAGCTGGATTCGGTGCTGATCTGGGTGCTGAAAAGTTCCTTAACATCAAATGCCGCAAGGCGGGTCTTGCGCCCTCCGCAGTTGTGCTTGTTGCCACTGTGCGCGCAATGAAGATGAACGGCGGCGTTGCAAAGGCCGATCTGGGCAACGAGGATGTCGCAGCGGTGCAAAGCGGTTGTGCCAACCTTGGCCGTCACATCGAAAACCTCAAATCCTTTGGTGTGCCAGTGGTCGTAGCGATCAACCATTTCGTCACGGATACCGACGCCGAAGTGCAGGCAGTTAAAGACTATGTAGCGACCCAAGGCTCCGAAGCTGTGTTGTCGCGCCATTGGGAGTTGGGTTCCGAAGGCTCTGCCGATCTGGCGACCAAAGTGGTTGAGACCATCGAAAAGGGCGAAGCAAACTTTGCGCCGATCTACCCCGATGAGATGACACTTGCGGATAAAATCAACACGATCGCGACCAAAATCTACCGCGCGGATGCAGCTTTGATGGATAACAAAATCCTCAAACAGCTGGCCGAATGGGAAGAGCAAGGCTATGGCGATCTGCCTGTCTGTATGGCCAAGACGCAGTACAGCTTTACCACTGATCCGGAATTGCGCGGCGCGCCGACAGGGTTCAACATCCCCGTACGCGAAGTCCGGCTGAGCGCAGGTGCCGGTTTCATTGTGGCAATCTGTGGTGAGATCATGACCATGCCCGGCCTGCCACGTGTCCCATCGGCAGAGAGCATCAAGCTAAACGCAGACGGTGACGTAGAAGGGCTGTTCTGA
- the folD gene encoding bifunctional methylenetetrahydrofolate dehydrogenase/methenyltetrahydrofolate cyclohydrolase FolD, protein MSATVIDGKEFAARVRGQVATHVTRLKADHGITPGLAVVLVGEDPASQVYVRSKGKMTVEVGMKSVEHKLDVDTAEGDLLALIDQLNNDPEIHGILVQLPLPKHLNEDLVINSIDPAKDVDGFHISNVGLLGTGQKSMVPCTPLGCLMMLRGHHGSISGMDAVVIGRSNIVGKPMAQLLLNDSATVTIAHSRTKDLADVVRRADIVVAAVGRPEMVPGDWIKPGATVIDVGINRLDAPEKGEGKTKLVGDVHYESCAAVAGAITPVPGGVGPMTIACLLANTVTACCRANGLDEPEGLTA, encoded by the coding sequence ATGTCGGCGACGGTTATTGACGGTAAAGAATTTGCAGCACGGGTTCGGGGACAAGTGGCAACACATGTGACCCGCCTGAAGGCAGATCACGGGATCACACCTGGTTTGGCCGTGGTGCTGGTGGGCGAAGACCCCGCCTCACAGGTTTATGTCCGTTCCAAAGGCAAGATGACCGTCGAGGTCGGCATGAAATCAGTTGAGCACAAGCTTGACGTTGATACCGCCGAGGGCGATTTGCTGGCGTTGATCGACCAGCTTAACAATGATCCCGAAATCCACGGTATTTTGGTGCAGCTGCCCTTGCCCAAGCATTTGAACGAAGACTTGGTCATCAATTCGATTGATCCGGCAAAGGACGTGGACGGGTTCCACATATCTAACGTTGGCCTGCTAGGCACGGGTCAAAAAAGCATGGTACCCTGTACGCCGCTTGGCTGTCTGATGATGTTGCGCGGTCACCACGGGTCGATCTCGGGGATGGATGCGGTGGTGATTGGGCGCTCCAACATCGTTGGTAAGCCGATGGCGCAGCTTTTGCTCAACGACAGTGCTACAGTCACGATTGCCCACAGCCGAACCAAAGACTTGGCCGATGTAGTCCGCCGCGCGGACATCGTTGTGGCAGCAGTTGGCCGCCCCGAAATGGTGCCCGGTGACTGGATCAAGCCTGGTGCAACTGTAATTGACGTGGGCATTAACCGATTGGATGCACCGGAAAAAGGTGAAGGCAAAACCAAGCTGGTGGGGGATGTGCATTACGAAAGCTGCGCAGCTGTTGCTGGGGCGATCACGCCAGTACCAGGTGGCGTTGGGCCGATGACAATTGCGTGTCTTTTGGCCAACACGGTGACGGCCTGCTGCCGCGCCAATGGTCTGGACGAACCCGAAGGTTTGACAGCCTGA
- a CDS encoding NAD(P)-dependent oxidoreductase, with amino-acid sequence MRSLTGVAGCGRMGAPMLRALRAAGLPARGYDVVPMDSPHITDDIAVFSEDLDTLITVVRDIDQTEAVLFGEQNLTAIPSLIRIIICSTLSPRYVRDLRARIPSHISLIDAPMSGAQIAAQEARLSFMLGGDESDLDAAQPLFSAMGKHFHRMGEFGAGMQAKVLNNLLAASNTAMTRLVLDWADDAGLEISALLDLIHTSSGQNWFASGFNSIEFSRDGHAPDNTIAILVKDIASALDAAPENADTSLPETVQRSIAALKPRR; translated from the coding sequence ATGCGGTCACTGACAGGTGTTGCAGGGTGCGGCCGAATGGGCGCACCGATGCTCAGAGCTCTACGCGCGGCGGGTCTACCGGCACGGGGCTATGATGTTGTCCCTATGGACAGCCCCCATATCACCGATGATATTGCCGTATTTTCAGAAGATCTCGACACGCTTATCACCGTGGTACGTGACATCGATCAAACCGAAGCTGTGCTGTTCGGCGAACAGAACCTTACGGCTATTCCCAGCCTCATCCGGATCATCATCTGCTCCACCCTGTCACCGCGCTACGTCCGCGACCTGCGTGCCCGTATACCGTCACATATATCCCTAATTGACGCACCCATGTCCGGTGCCCAAATCGCCGCCCAGGAGGCGCGCCTCAGCTTCATGCTTGGCGGCGACGAGAGCGATCTTGACGCGGCTCAACCCCTTTTCAGCGCGATGGGCAAACATTTTCACCGGATGGGAGAATTCGGTGCAGGTATGCAGGCCAAGGTTCTTAACAATCTGCTGGCTGCGTCCAATACCGCCATGACCCGTCTGGTGCTTGATTGGGCCGACGACGCCGGCCTCGAGATCAGCGCCCTGCTTGACCTGATCCACACCTCGTCCGGACAAAACTGGTTCGCATCGGGCTTTAACAGCATCGAATTTTCCCGCGATGGACATGCTCCTGACAATACCATCGCCATTCTGGTCAAGGATATCGCAAGTGCCTTGGACGCGGCCCCCGAGAACGCGGATACCTCCCTGCCCGAAACCGTACAGCGCAGCATTGCGGCACTAAAACCCCGCCGCTGA
- a CDS encoding tetratricopeptide repeat protein has product MISRLWRTIALLILSLALAACSSGGFGTSLFGPKKSALDAPGVDLRADGADNLEVGHRLVASGQYELAIRSFNRAAIDRGTVDAEILSGLGTANLGLGRLGQAETLLRRAVERDATQPEIWNNLGVVLMERGKNADATQVFRKAFALDNGESVSIRDNLRLALEKTENSGTFSDNLNEYKLVRRGSADYLIRSGL; this is encoded by the coding sequence ATGATATCACGGTTGTGGCGCACGATCGCCCTTCTGATCCTGTCTCTTGCTTTGGCCGCCTGTTCTTCAGGCGGCTTTGGCACGTCTTTGTTCGGACCGAAAAAGAGCGCGCTGGATGCACCTGGCGTTGATTTGCGCGCCGATGGTGCGGACAATCTGGAAGTAGGTCACCGCCTTGTAGCCTCCGGCCAGTATGAGTTGGCAATCCGGTCTTTCAACCGCGCCGCCATTGATCGCGGGACCGTAGATGCCGAAATCCTGTCCGGTCTGGGCACAGCCAATCTGGGATTGGGACGTTTGGGACAGGCTGAAACCCTGCTGCGCCGAGCGGTTGAACGTGACGCAACCCAACCCGAAATATGGAATAATCTTGGTGTTGTCCTGATGGAGCGTGGCAAAAATGCCGATGCCACACAGGTATTCCGCAAGGCTTTTGCGCTGGACAATGGCGAAAGTGTCTCAATTCGTGACAATCTACGTTTAGCACTCGAAAAAACAGAGAATTCTGGTACGTTTTCGGATAACTTGAATGAATATAAATTGGTGCGCCGTGGATCGGCTGATTATCTGATCCGTTCGGGGCTGTGA
- a CDS encoding prepilin peptidase, whose protein sequence is MTITSYAAAWYLPFVLPVCLYVMYTDLSRMKITNKANLALVGIFLVTGLIVLPFDTYLWRLLSLVIVLIVGMLLNAAGLMGAGDSKFIAAAAPFIDLGDLNLLTWLFMATLVAAVVTHRGIRMTSLRQLAPHWESWHQGKKFPMGLALGATLIIYLVLGLLYGA, encoded by the coding sequence ATGACGATCACAAGCTACGCCGCTGCGTGGTATCTGCCATTCGTCCTGCCTGTGTGCCTCTATGTGATGTACACTGACCTGTCGCGAATGAAGATCACCAACAAGGCAAACCTCGCGCTGGTTGGTATTTTCCTGGTTACTGGATTGATCGTCCTGCCGTTCGATACCTACTTGTGGCGATTGCTGAGCCTTGTGATCGTCCTGATCGTCGGGATGTTGCTTAATGCCGCAGGGCTGATGGGCGCAGGGGATAGCAAATTCATCGCAGCCGCAGCGCCCTTTATCGATTTGGGCGATCTCAACCTGCTGACCTGGCTGTTTATGGCCACACTGGTAGCCGCAGTCGTCACCCATCGCGGCATCCGCATGACCTCTCTGCGCCAGCTCGCGCCCCATTGGGAAAGCTGGCATCAGGGCAAGAAATTTCCAATGGGCCTCGCCCTTGGTGCCACACTTATTATCTATCTGGTCCTTGGCCTCCTTTATGGTGCCTGA
- a CDS encoding lipopolysaccharide assembly protein LapB has translation MRHTSVLSALLVGATVLAACSEKSADETVERAFQDVNVIDDANLNDVMLTVADPNEAVTYFQRIVKEQPDNIEFNRGLSQSLIRAKRHDEGAAAWQRTVALTGATDDDRVELADALIRAGDWANAEKTLTAIPPTHETFKRYRLEAIVADSKKQWKKADSFYEISAGLTTSPAPVLNNWGYSKLTRGDYKDAERLFTSAVTQDGTLFTAKNNLVLARGAQRNYNLPVVPMDQTERAQLLHTMALSAIKQGDVETGKGLLREAIETHPQHFEAASRSLAALEA, from the coding sequence ATGCGCCACACCTCCGTTTTGAGCGCCCTTTTGGTAGGGGCAACCGTTTTGGCAGCCTGCTCTGAAAAGAGCGCGGATGAGACCGTTGAGCGTGCCTTTCAGGACGTAAACGTCATTGATGATGCAAATCTGAATGATGTGATGCTGACAGTCGCTGACCCGAACGAGGCGGTGACATACTTCCAACGCATCGTCAAAGAACAGCCTGATAATATCGAATTCAACCGTGGCCTTTCGCAATCACTAATCCGTGCCAAGCGCCACGATGAAGGTGCCGCCGCATGGCAGCGCACCGTCGCTCTTACCGGGGCTACTGATGATGACCGCGTTGAACTCGCCGATGCCTTGATCCGTGCTGGTGACTGGGCCAATGCCGAGAAAACCCTGACAGCGATCCCCCCCACCCATGAAACATTCAAGCGCTACCGCCTTGAAGCGATTGTTGCTGACAGCAAAAAGCAATGGAAAAAAGCCGATAGCTTTTATGAAATTTCAGCAGGGCTGACCACTTCGCCTGCGCCGGTACTAAACAACTGGGGCTATTCAAAGCTTACGCGCGGTGATTACAAAGACGCAGAGCGTCTGTTCACCAGCGCGGTTACTCAGGATGGAACGCTGTTTACAGCCAAGAACAATCTTGTCCTCGCGCGGGGGGCTCAGCGCAACTACAACCTACCGGTTGTCCCCATGGACCAGACAGAGCGCGCGCAACTGCTGCACACTATGGCGCTTTCTGCGATCAAGCAGGGTGATGTGGAGACAGGCAAAGGCCTGCTGCGCGAAGCCATAGAGACCCACCCACAACATTTCGAGGCAGCGTCACGTTCACTTGCTGCCCTTGAAGCTTAA
- the pdeM gene encoding ligase-associated DNA damage response endonuclease PdeM, which yields MNGYEFTLSGAPLKALGSGALWWPDESLLVVSDLHLGKSERIARRGGTSLPPYDTRDTLNRLAADLALTHTRTVICLGDSFDDLAAAEALPEEERQWIFRLQAGRRWVWIEGNHDPGPVEFGGAHLAELPLPPLTFRHIAQVGSSGEISGHYHPKATLQARGRSITRAAFLIDSNRVILPAYGTYTGGLHSRTPVLGDLMRAEAIAVLTGPNPTAIPMPR from the coding sequence ATGAACGGATATGAATTCACTCTCTCGGGCGCACCGCTAAAAGCGCTGGGATCAGGCGCATTGTGGTGGCCGGACGAAAGTCTTCTGGTGGTAAGTGACCTGCATCTGGGCAAATCCGAACGCATCGCACGTCGCGGCGGCACGTCATTGCCGCCCTATGATACCCGCGACACGCTGAACCGGCTTGCTGCTGATCTGGCTCTTACTCATACACGCACGGTAATTTGTCTGGGTGACAGTTTTGACGATTTGGCCGCTGCCGAAGCGTTACCCGAAGAAGAACGCCAATGGATTTTCCGCCTGCAAGCGGGCCGTCGCTGGGTTTGGATCGAAGGCAACCACGATCCTGGTCCCGTCGAATTTGGCGGCGCCCACTTGGCCGAGCTTCCGCTTCCCCCGCTTACCTTTCGCCACATAGCCCAAGTAGGCTCAAGCGGTGAAATTTCGGGGCATTATCACCCGAAGGCAACGCTACAGGCGCGCGGCCGCAGCATCACCCGCGCTGCATTTCTGATCGACAGCAATCGCGTGATCCTACCGGCCTATGGCACCTACACCGGCGGGCTACACAGCAGGACGCCGGTTCTGGGTGATCTGATGCGAGCCGAAGCGATTGCCGTTCTTACCGGTCCCAACCCCACAGCCATTCCTATGCCGAGGTAA
- a CDS encoding ligase-associated DNA damage response DEXH box helicase, protein MQSLPPKFQQWFATKGWSIHPHQQDMLERADAPALLLIAPTGGGKTLSGFLPTLIDLAEGDHEGMHTLYISPLKALAADIKRNLTTPVAEMELPIRIEERTGDTTANARKRQRADPPHIFLTTPESLALLVSYEDAPRMFRGLKRVVIDEIHALAESKRGDQMMLALARLNAICPDLKRVGLSATVDDPAAIAHLMAHHPDPCEILLADPGPAPDIQMLRTQEAPPWSGGGAAYSIPAVLEQVKQHKTTLIFHNTRAQAEIFFHNLWLANDESLPIGIHHGSLDREQRARVEGAMVRGELRAIVCTGSLDLGIDWGDVDLVIQIGAPKNVKRLVQRIGRANHRYNAPSKALLVPANRFEVVECLAALEAVLEGELDGDPRGAGPRDVLCQHILITACAGPFDADALFREVTSAGAYSALTRTQFDACLDFCATGGYALRGYDRWQRLIQRPDGQWQLRDPRSARAIRMNIGTIQDTDTLKVRMKRNRGGKPLGEIEEGFAATLTPGDTFLIGGQIVKYEGLREMTVEVSRDSAKKPKIATFMGTKFATSTQLSARVQRLFTQESWPELPAHTAQWLELQRTHSQLPQPGRLLIESFPHDGREQTVFYGFAGRNGQQTLGLLLTKRMEELGLSPLGFVATDYATLIWSLDPVTDPAPLLDSTAINEGMETWLAGNAVMKRTFRASATIAGLIERNSPQARKSGRQATFSSDILYDTLSKYDPDHLMLDITREEAMRGLVDFGRIEEMLARTRGRIDHITLPRVTPLAAPLFLEMGRVPVKGAAEERLLAEESRRLMEQSGLAQITPAASDKPRWRVGF, encoded by the coding sequence ATGCAATCCTTGCCCCCAAAATTCCAACAATGGTTCGCCACAAAAGGCTGGTCGATCCATCCCCACCAGCAAGACATGCTGGAGCGCGCAGATGCGCCTGCTTTGTTGTTGATCGCCCCTACAGGCGGCGGCAAAACCCTATCGGGCTTCCTGCCCACCCTTATTGATCTGGCCGAGGGCGATCACGAAGGGATGCACACGCTCTACATCTCGCCGCTCAAAGCACTGGCCGCAGACATAAAGCGCAACCTGACCACGCCCGTAGCCGAAATGGAGCTGCCCATCCGGATCGAAGAACGCACAGGAGACACCACTGCCAACGCGCGCAAGCGCCAGCGCGCCGATCCACCTCATATCTTTCTTACTACGCCCGAAAGCCTGGCCCTGCTTGTCAGCTACGAGGATGCGCCGCGCATGTTCAGGGGCCTCAAGCGCGTCGTGATCGACGAAATTCATGCGCTTGCAGAATCCAAACGCGGGGATCAGATGATGCTCGCGCTGGCGCGGCTCAATGCCATCTGTCCGGATCTCAAAAGAGTTGGCCTATCAGCCACCGTTGATGATCCTGCTGCCATCGCGCATCTTATGGCCCACCACCCCGACCCCTGCGAGATATTGCTTGCCGATCCGGGCCCGGCCCCTGACATTCAGATGCTGCGCACGCAAGAAGCGCCGCCTTGGTCCGGCGGTGGCGCGGCTTATTCAATTCCCGCCGTGTTGGAACAGGTCAAACAGCACAAAACCACTCTCATCTTCCACAACACCCGCGCGCAGGCCGAAATCTTCTTTCACAACCTCTGGCTCGCCAATGACGAGAGCCTGCCAATCGGAATCCATCACGGCAGCCTTGACCGTGAACAACGCGCGCGTGTTGAAGGCGCAATGGTGCGCGGAGAGTTGCGCGCGATTGTCTGCACCGGCAGTCTCGACCTTGGCATCGACTGGGGGGATGTCGATCTGGTGATCCAGATCGGAGCGCCCAAGAACGTTAAGAGGCTCGTCCAAAGAATCGGGCGCGCCAATCACCGCTACAATGCGCCCTCCAAAGCGTTGCTCGTGCCTGCCAACCGCTTTGAGGTGGTCGAATGTTTGGCCGCACTTGAAGCAGTGCTGGAAGGAGAACTGGACGGTGACCCGCGCGGCGCAGGTCCCCGTGATGTTCTGTGCCAACACATCCTGATCACGGCCTGCGCCGGCCCTTTTGACGCAGATGCGCTTTTCCGCGAAGTTACCTCCGCCGGCGCCTATAGCGCCCTCACCCGCACGCAGTTTGACGCCTGCCTCGATTTCTGCGCGACAGGCGGCTACGCCTTGCGCGGATATGACCGGTGGCAACGGTTGATCCAGCGACCCGACGGGCAGTGGCAATTGCGCGACCCGCGTTCAGCACGCGCCATCCGCATGAATATCGGCACAATTCAAGACACGGACACCCTTAAGGTCCGTATGAAGCGCAACCGCGGCGGCAAGCCGTTGGGCGAGATCGAAGAAGGCTTTGCCGCGACCCTCACGCCGGGGGATACGTTTCTGATTGGCGGGCAAATCGTGAAATACGAAGGCCTGCGCGAAATGACCGTAGAGGTTTCACGCGACAGCGCCAAAAAGCCCAAGATCGCCACCTTCATGGGGACAAAATTCGCGACCTCAACCCAGCTCAGCGCACGGGTCCAGCGCCTGTTCACCCAAGAAAGCTGGCCAGAACTACCTGCGCATACGGCCCAATGGCTAGAGCTTCAACGCACCCACAGCCAGCTACCCCAGCCCGGCCGCCTACTGATCGAAAGCTTTCCGCATGATGGCCGGGAGCAGACTGTCTTTTACGGGTTTGCAGGGCGCAATGGTCAACAGACGCTCGGCCTGCTGCTGACCAAACGGATGGAAGAATTGGGCCTCAGCCCCCTCGGTTTTGTTGCCACAGACTACGCGACCCTGATCTGGAGCCTTGATCCCGTCACTGACCCTGCCCCCCTGCTGGACTCCACTGCGATAAACGAAGGCATGGAAACATGGCTGGCCGGGAATGCCGTCATGAAACGCACCTTCCGGGCCAGCGCAACCATTGCGGGCCTGATTGAGCGAAACAGCCCACAAGCACGCAAATCCGGACGACAAGCGACGTTCAGCTCGGATATCCTTTATGACACGCTAAGCAAATATGATCCTGATCACCTGATGCTCGACATCACGCGAGAAGAGGCGATGCGCGGGCTGGTGGACTTTGGCCGCATCGAAGAAATGTTGGCGCGTACTCGGGGGCGGATTGATCATATTACACTGCCCCGCGTCACGCCGCTTGCAGCGCCGCTGTTTCTGGAGATGGGGCGTGTGCCCGTCAAAGGTGCCGCAGAAGAGCGACTGCTGGCCGAGGAATCTCGCCGCCTGATGGAGCAATCCGGCTTGGCACAGATTACTCCTGCCGCCTCGGACAAACCCCGCTGGCGCGTGGGGTTCTGA
- a CDS encoding ATPase, with protein MNAPNTAVMAPPPPKTLTDMRLPIVMMRDILIKTIFRKNLDLVSDLSKAVCLPIPVVQELVDMCRTQRLIEATGTLNAQNGNEMGYQLTDGGKARALDALAQSEYFGPMPVPLDVYKEQVKRQSVRNMQITRAQLTGAMGHLVLPDDLLDNLGPAVSAGRSILMYGPPGNGKSSISNGIRDALGDQVYVPRAIEYASQVITVFDPIVHNEVASAEQDPTSLRRVTRFDARYVCCERPTVITGGELTISMLDLVYNPTARTYQAPLQLKSTGGIFIVDDLGRQAESPQSLVNRWIVPLEESKDILALQSGEKFEVPFDTLVIFSTNFHPNEIFDQAALRRIFFKIKIDGPDQANFLKIFAMVAKKRKMPLDEATLIHLLKNKYPTIDNVYANYQPIFLIDQIIAICEFEGIPYQMSPELMDRAWANMFVKDEHIVK; from the coding sequence ATGAACGCCCCGAACACCGCCGTCATGGCACCACCGCCACCTAAGACATTGACAGACATGCGTCTGCCCATCGTCATGATGCGTGACATTCTGATCAAGACGATCTTCCGCAAGAACCTTGATCTTGTAAGTGACCTTTCAAAGGCTGTCTGCCTACCAATCCCCGTTGTGCAAGAGCTGGTCGATATGTGTCGTACCCAGCGCCTGATCGAAGCGACAGGCACGCTTAACGCGCAGAACGGCAACGAAATGGGTTACCAACTGACCGACGGCGGCAAGGCGCGCGCACTTGATGCCCTTGCGCAGTCTGAATACTTCGGCCCTATGCCTGTCCCGCTTGATGTTTACAAAGAACAGGTCAAACGCCAGTCGGTCCGCAATATGCAGATCACCCGCGCGCAGCTGACCGGGGCGATGGGCCATCTGGTATTGCCGGATGATCTTTTGGACAACCTCGGCCCGGCCGTTTCTGCAGGTCGTTCCATTCTGATGTACGGCCCGCCCGGCAACGGTAAATCCTCTATCTCGAACGGTATCCGTGATGCTTTGGGCGATCAGGTCTATGTGCCGCGCGCAATCGAATATGCCTCGCAGGTTATCACGGTGTTTGACCCGATTGTGCATAACGAAGTCGCCTCTGCCGAGCAGGACCCGACATCGCTGCGCCGCGTCACGCGCTTTGACGCCCGCTATGTCTGCTGCGAACGACCCACCGTGATTACAGGCGGTGAATTGACGATCAGCATGCTTGATCTGGTCTACAACCCAACCGCACGCACCTATCAGGCACCCTTGCAGCTCAAATCAACCGGCGGCATTTTCATTGTGGATGACCTTGGTCGTCAGGCTGAATCGCCTCAGTCTTTGGTCAACCGCTGGATTGTTCCCCTCGAAGAGAGCAAGGACATTCTCGCCCTGCAATCGGGCGAGAAATTCGAAGTCCCCTTTGACACGCTGGTGATCTTTTCCACCAACTTCCACCCGAACGAGATCTTTGACCAAGCGGCCTTGCGTCGTATTTTCTTCAAGATCAAAATTGACGGACCGGATCAGGCAAACTTCCTCAAAATCTTTGCCATGGTTGCCAAGAAACGCAAAATGCCGCTGGACGAAGCCACACTTATCCATCTGCTGAAGAACAAATACCCTACAATCGACAACGTCTACGCCAACTATCAGCCGATCTTCCTGATCGACCAGATCATCGCGATCTGCGAATTTGAAGGCATCCCCTACCAGATGAGCCCCGAATTAATGGACCGCGCCTGGGCAAACATGTTCGTCAAAGACGAGCACATCGTGAAATGA